One Pempheris klunzingeri isolate RE-2024b chromosome 22, fPemKlu1.hap1, whole genome shotgun sequence DNA segment encodes these proteins:
- the amdhd1 gene encoding probable imidazolonepropionase, translating into MSSNYRLLVKDAKQVVLICNKGEKYVAKHGMLNLSVIENGSVVIGSDGLIKAVGPADIIRSQFSEASFDKVIDATGMCVLPGLVDAHTHPVWAGDRVHEFAMKLAGATYMDVHRAGGGIHFTVEHTRAARASELLASLSSRLVRMQRAGTTLVECKSGYGLELQTELKMLEVIEEARRTLPINISSTYCGAHAVPKGKTVEEATKDVLQVQLPRLKERMSAGTLRVDNIDVFCEQGVFDLSSTRSILQAGKDMGLNINFHGDELHPMNSAQLGAELGALAISHLEEVTDEGIAAMATARTAAVLLPTTAYILRLPQPRARDMLDAGVIVALGSDFNPNAYCCSMPIVMHLACVNMRMSMPEALAAATINAAYALGRSHTHGSLEVGKHGDLLILNTTRWEHLIYQLGGHQELVRYVVIKGNVVLDNDKTMDI; encoded by the exons ATGTCCAGTAATTACAGACTTCTGGTGAAGGATGCCAAGCAGGTGGTTCTGATCTGCAACAAGGGTGAGAAGTACGTGGCCAAACATGGGATGCTAAATCTTAGCGTGATTGAAAACGGGAGCGTGGTGATAGGAAG TGATGGGCTGATCAAAGCTGTGGGGCCTGCTGACATCATTAGATCACAGTTTTCAGAGGCGTCCTTTGATAAAGTGATTGACGCTACAGGAATGTGTGTCCTGCCCG GGTTGGTTGACGCCCACACCCATCCAGTCTGGGCCGGTGACAGGGTGCATGAATTTGCAATGAAG CTGGCAGGCGCCACCTACATGGACGTGCACCGCGCTGGAGGGGGGATCCACTTCACGGTGGAGCACACTCGAGCCGCCAGGGCCTCTGAGCTGCTGGCCTCCCTCAGCAGCAGGCTGGTGCGCATGCAGAGAGCTGGCACTACCCTGGTGGAGTGTAAGAGCGGATACGGCCTGGAGCTGCAGACTGAGCTCAAGATGCTGGAGGTGATCGAGGAGGCCAGGCGCACCCTGCCCATCAACATCTCATCGACCTACTGTGGAGCCCACGCAGTGCCCAA AGGGAAGACAGTTGAGGAGGCCACAAAGGACGTCCTGCAGGTTCAGCTGCCACGGCTGAAAGAACGGATGTCTGCCGGGACCCTCAGAGTCGACAACATCGACGTGTTCTGTGAGCAGGGAGTGTTTGACCTCAGCTCTACTCGCTCCATCCTGCAGGCCGGCAAAGACATGGGACTCAACATCAACTTCCACGGAGATGAGCTTCATCCCATGAACTCTGCTCAG ctgggTGCAGAGCTCGGAGCCTTAGCCATCAGTCACCTGGAGGAGGTCACGGATGAGGGGAtcgctgccatggcaacagccagAACCGCTGCTGTCCTCCTGCCAACCACAGCCTACATCCTCCG gctccCCCAGCCCAGAGCCAGAGACATGCTGGATGCTGGGGTAATTGTTGCCCTCGGCAGCGACTTCAACCCCAATGCCTACTGCTGCTCCATG CCAATAGTCATGCACCTGGCCTGTGTCAACATGAGGATGTCGATGCCTGAGGCTTTAGCCGCAGCCACCATCAACGCAGCCTACGCCCTCGGGCGCTCCCACACACACGGCTCCCTGGAGGTTGGCAAACACGGAGACCTGCTGATCCTCAACACCACACG ATGGGAGCATCTGATCTACCAACTGGGAGGCCATCAGGAGCTCGTCCGTTACGTCGTCATTAAAGGCAACGTCGTGCTCGATAATGACAAAACCATGGACATATAA
- the LOC139222079 gene encoding tetraspanin-9 → MARGCICCVKYMLFLFNLLFWLGGCGLLGVGVWLSVSQGSFATLSPSFPSLSAANLIITLGTVVMVTGFLGCLGAIKENKCLLLSFFIVLLIILLAELILLILFFVYTDKVSENARRDLKEGLVLYNTDNNAGLRDAWNTIQGEWRCCGVMSHNDWYTALHENVVPDRCCQQFYQGCGRNASNTFWTRGCYEKVEEWLDDNKHLLGTIAMCVLVIQLLGMAFSMTLYQQIHRAGKKYEA, encoded by the exons CCTGCTCTTCTGG ctgggCGGCTGTGGGTTGTTGGGTGTTGGCGTGTGGCTGTCTGTGTCTCAGGGCAGCTTTGCCACCCTGTCGCCCTCCTTCCCGTCGCTCTCCGCCGCCAACCTCATCATCACCCTTGGCACcgttgtcatggtgacaggGTTCCTAGGTTGCCTGGGTGCCATCAAGGAAAACAAGTGCCTGCTGCTGAGT tttttcattGTGCTATTGATCATCCTCCTGGCCGaactcatcctcctcatcctgttCTTTGTCTACACCGACAAG GTCAGTGAAAATGCCAGACGGGACCTGAAAGAAGGGCTGGTGCTGTACAACACCGATAACAACGCCGGGCTGAGGGATGCATGGAACACCATACAGGGAGAG TGGCGATGTTGTGGAGTGATGAGCCACAATGACTGGTACACTGCCCTGCATGAAAACGTGGTTCCAGACCGCTGCTGTCAGCAGTTTTACCAGGGCTGTGGACGCAACGCCTCCAATACCTTCTGGACACGg ggttgCTATGAGAAGGTAGAGGAGTGGCTGGATGACAACAAACACCTCCTGGGAACCATCGCCATGTGTGTGCTGGTCATACAG CTCCTCGGCATGGCTTTCTCTATGACGCTTTACCAACAGATCCACCGAGCAGGGAAGAAGTATGAGGCCTGA
- the snrpf gene encoding small nuclear ribonucleoprotein F: protein MSLPLNPKPFLNGLTGKPVMVKLKWGMEYKGYLVSVDGYMNMQLANTEEYVDGALAGHLGEVLIRCNNVLYIRGVEEEEEDGEMRE, encoded by the exons ATG AGTTTACCTCTGAACCCAAAGCCATTCCTGAACGGCCTGACAGGCAAGCCAGTGATGGTGAAACTGAAGTGGGGGATGGAGTACAAGGGCTACCTGGTGTCTGTGGATGGGTACATGAATATGCAG CTGGCAAACACAGAAGAGTATGTGGATGGAGCATTGGCGGGGCATCTTGGTGAAGTGCTTATCAG GTGTAATAACGTTTTGTACATCAGAGgtgtagaggaagaggaagaagatggagaaaTGAGGGAGTGA